A single genomic interval of Antarcticibacterium arcticum harbors:
- the sucC gene encoding ADP-forming succinate--CoA ligase subunit beta, whose amino-acid sequence MNIHEYQGKEILSSFGVRIQRGIVAHNAKEAVDAAKELTEQTGTGWHVIKAQVHAGGRGKGGGVKLAKNLKEVEEIAGNIIGMDLVTPQTSAEGKRVHQVLVAEDVYYPGDNEPEEYYMSVLLNRATGRNMIMYSTEGGMDIESVAENTPELIFTEEIDPTVGLLGFQARRIAFNLGLSGNGFKEMTKFVMALYKAFENSDSSLFEINPVLKTSDDKIMAVDAKVTLDDNALYRHKNYAEMRDIREENPVEVEAKRVGLNYVDLDGNVGCMVNGAGLAMATMDLIKQAGGEPANFLDVGGTADAKRVEEALRLILKDDKVKAILINIFGGIVRCDRVAQGIVDACKNMGDAVKVPIIVRLQGTNADIAKEIIDNSGFDFHSATEFQEAADKVQEVLK is encoded by the coding sequence ATGAACATACATGAATATCAAGGAAAAGAAATACTAAGCAGCTTTGGCGTGCGCATCCAGCGTGGTATTGTTGCTCATAATGCAAAAGAAGCAGTAGATGCTGCAAAAGAACTTACCGAGCAAACCGGAACCGGTTGGCACGTGATCAAGGCCCAGGTGCACGCAGGTGGCCGTGGTAAAGGTGGTGGGGTAAAACTTGCCAAGAACCTTAAAGAGGTTGAAGAAATTGCAGGAAACATCATAGGAATGGATCTTGTTACTCCTCAAACTTCTGCTGAAGGTAAAAGAGTTCACCAGGTATTGGTTGCTGAAGATGTTTATTACCCGGGTGATAATGAACCCGAAGAATATTATATGTCGGTTCTTTTGAACCGTGCCACAGGCCGAAATATGATCATGTATTCTACTGAAGGTGGAATGGATATAGAATCTGTTGCAGAAAATACACCTGAATTGATATTCACCGAGGAAATTGACCCTACTGTAGGTTTATTGGGTTTCCAGGCCAGAAGAATAGCTTTCAACCTTGGTTTAAGCGGAAATGGTTTTAAAGAAATGACCAAATTCGTAATGGCCCTTTACAAAGCCTTTGAAAATTCAGATTCCTCCCTTTTTGAGATCAACCCTGTTCTTAAGACCAGCGATGATAAAATAATGGCTGTAGATGCTAAGGTTACTTTAGATGACAATGCACTTTACCGTCATAAGAATTATGCTGAAATGCGTGATATTCGTGAGGAAAATCCTGTAGAAGTTGAAGCAAAAAGAGTTGGCCTTAATTATGTGGACCTTGACGGAAACGTAGGTTGTATGGTAAACGGTGCAGGACTTGCAATGGCTACCATGGACCTTATTAAACAAGCCGGTGGGGAGCCTGCAAACTTTTTAGACGTAGGTGGTACCGCAGACGCTAAAAGAGTAGAAGAGGCCCTTAGACTTATTTTAAAAGATGACAAAGTAAAAGCCATCCTTATCAATATTTTTGGAGGAATTGTTCGTTGCGACCGTGTGGCACAGGGAATCGTAGATGCCTGTAAGAACATGGGGGATGCGGTAAAAGTTCCAATCATAGTAAGATTACAGGGAACCAATGCCGACATTGCAAAGGAGATCATTGACAACAGCGGATTTGATTTTCACAGCGCTACCGAATTTCAGGAAGCTGCAGATAAAGTACAGGAAGTGCTTAAATAA
- a CDS encoding DUF1456 family protein — protein sequence MALSNNDIFKKLRVALKLRDDDIVEICALVDFKVTKSELGAIFRAEDHPKYMECGDQFLRNFLNGLVIHKRGVMPKKGESKPAATPPPAKK from the coding sequence ATGGCTTTATCAAACAACGACATTTTTAAGAAACTGAGAGTTGCGCTAAAACTGCGCGATGACGATATTGTAGAAATTTGTGCCCTTGTAGATTTTAAGGTGACCAAGAGCGAACTGGGAGCGATCTTTCGCGCAGAAGATCACCCAAAATATATGGAATGCGGCGATCAGTTCCTGCGCAATTTCCTAAACGGACTTGTGATCCATAAACGCGGAGTAATGCCCAAAAAAGGTGAATCAAAACCTGCGGCGACACCTCCCCCTGCCAAGAAATAG
- a CDS encoding sodium/sugar symporter, with translation MTTTFGSWDYIIFISYAVLILGVGLWMSREKKGHQKNAEDYFLASKSLPWWAIGTSLIAANISAEQFIGMSGSGFALGLAIASYEWMAAITLIIVGKYFLPIFIEKGLYTIPEFVEKRFSTNLKTILAVFWIALYVFVNLTSVLYLGSLALETIMGIPMIFGVIGLALFAVAYSLYGGLKAVAWTDVIQVIFLVLGGLATTYLALNMVSGGEGVLAGLSTIYEAAPDRFAMILEKSNPEYNNLPGLGVLLGGMWVANLYYWGFNQYIIQRTLAAKSLKEAQKGILLAAFLKLLIPLIVVVPGIAAYVMVNDPEILARLGEAGLQNLPSVGQADRAYPWLLQFLPTGLKGVAFAALTAAIVSSLASMLNSTSTIFTMDIYKQYINKNASDKSTVNMGRISATVALIIACIMAPLLGGIDQAFQFIQEYTGVVSPGILAIFILGLFWKKTTNKGAIVGALSSIPIAMYFKVAPKGWSANPIFVDVPFLDQMGYTALLTMVIIAVVSLAQNKGRDDEKGIPLSSRLFKTSPTFNIGAFTVMIILVVLYAMFWK, from the coding sequence ATGACAACTACTTTTGGATCCTGGGATTACATAATTTTTATTTCCTATGCAGTATTAATTTTAGGTGTTGGATTATGGATGTCCCGTGAAAAGAAAGGACATCAGAAAAATGCCGAAGATTATTTCCTTGCGAGTAAATCCTTACCGTGGTGGGCTATAGGAACATCACTTATCGCCGCAAATATTTCGGCAGAGCAGTTCATTGGTATGTCGGGCTCTGGTTTTGCCCTTGGCCTGGCCATTGCTTCCTATGAGTGGATGGCGGCAATTACCCTTATAATTGTTGGTAAATATTTTCTTCCAATCTTTATTGAGAAAGGTCTTTATACAATTCCTGAATTTGTAGAAAAACGATTTTCTACCAATCTAAAGACTATCCTGGCGGTTTTCTGGATCGCGCTGTATGTTTTTGTCAACCTCACATCTGTGCTGTATCTGGGATCTCTCGCCCTTGAAACAATTATGGGAATCCCCATGATCTTCGGGGTGATAGGACTCGCACTTTTTGCGGTTGCCTATTCTTTGTATGGCGGACTCAAAGCCGTGGCCTGGACAGATGTGATCCAGGTGATCTTTCTTGTTTTAGGAGGTTTGGCAACCACCTACCTTGCCCTGAATATGGTTTCGGGAGGAGAAGGTGTTTTGGCCGGATTATCAACAATTTATGAAGCAGCGCCAGACAGGTTTGCCATGATCCTGGAGAAATCAAATCCCGAATACAATAATCTTCCCGGCCTGGGAGTGCTTTTAGGCGGTATGTGGGTAGCCAATTTATATTACTGGGGTTTTAACCAATATATCATACAACGTACCCTGGCAGCAAAATCTTTAAAAGAAGCACAAAAAGGGATCCTGCTTGCCGCCTTTCTTAAACTTTTGATCCCCTTAATTGTAGTAGTGCCAGGAATAGCCGCTTATGTAATGGTAAATGATCCCGAAATCCTTGCGCGTTTGGGAGAGGCCGGACTCCAAAATCTTCCTTCGGTTGGCCAGGCAGACAGAGCGTACCCCTGGTTGCTTCAATTCCTGCCAACAGGATTAAAGGGGGTAGCATTTGCAGCGCTTACCGCTGCCATTGTATCATCCCTGGCGTCTATGCTTAATTCTACTTCTACCATTTTTACCATGGACATATACAAGCAGTACATCAATAAGAATGCGAGTGATAAAAGCACAGTGAATATGGGCAGGATTTCTGCCACGGTTGCATTGATCATTGCGTGTATTATGGCTCCATTACTTGGAGGAATAGATCAGGCTTTCCAGTTCATTCAGGAATATACGGGGGTGGTTAGCCCGGGGATCCTGGCCATTTTTATCCTGGGATTATTCTGGAAAAAGACCACCAATAAGGGAGCAATTGTAGGAGCATTATCATCCATTCCAATTGCCATGTATTTCAAGGTGGCACCCAAAGGCTGGTCTGCCAACCCAATTTTTGTAGATGTGCCGTTCCTGGATCAAATGGGATATACCGCATTACTTACTATGGTCATTATTGCCGTTGTAAGCCTTGCCCAAAATAAAGGGAGAGATGATGAAAAAGGTATTCCGCTTAGCAGCCGCTTGTTTAAAACCAGTCCTACTTTTAATATAGGAGCATTTACTGTAATGATAATTTTAGTGGTTCTTTATGCTATGTTCTGGAAATAA
- a CDS encoding UDP-glucose--hexose-1-phosphate uridylyltransferase: MNEALNSAPHRRYNILTGEWVLVSPHRTQRPWQGKTEETTAGIMSSYDPSCYLCPGNTRSGGEVNPDYKEPFSFKNDFPALLAEGPAEKISNGLLQAESETGICKVVCFSPDHSLTLPVMKIEDITKVIQTWKKEYLELGALENINYVQVFENKGEIMGCSNPHPHGQIWAQRSIPTEVLKKTKKLKEYWNAHKKSLLTAYLDQELEAGERIVLQNEHFVALVPYWAVWPYEVMILPRTHYRHIGQLNGPEEIAFAQIIKALCIRYDNLFETSFPYSSGIHQQPTGGEDFPEWHFHMSFYPPLLRSASIKKFMVGYELFASPQRDITAEQAAQSLRELPDVHFSVR, from the coding sequence ATGAACGAAGCATTAAATTCGGCACCACACAGGAGGTATAATATATTAACCGGGGAATGGGTTCTTGTATCACCTCACCGCACCCAACGCCCGTGGCAGGGAAAGACCGAGGAAACTACAGCCGGAATAATGTCTTCTTATGACCCCTCTTGTTATTTATGCCCGGGTAATACCCGCTCCGGCGGGGAAGTTAATCCCGATTATAAAGAACCTTTCAGCTTTAAAAATGATTTTCCTGCTCTTTTGGCTGAAGGTCCTGCAGAGAAAATTTCCAACGGCTTGCTGCAGGCAGAATCTGAAACAGGAATTTGTAAAGTGGTATGTTTTTCACCCGATCATTCCCTTACCCTGCCCGTAATGAAAATTGAAGATATTACGAAAGTAATACAAACCTGGAAAAAGGAATACCTGGAATTAGGAGCTCTTGAAAACATCAATTATGTGCAGGTCTTTGAAAATAAGGGAGAGATCATGGGATGTAGCAATCCTCATCCTCATGGACAAATCTGGGCCCAAAGATCAATTCCAACTGAGGTCTTGAAAAAAACCAAAAAATTAAAAGAATACTGGAATGCTCATAAAAAGAGCCTGTTAACCGCCTACCTGGATCAGGAACTTGAAGCGGGCGAGCGAATTGTGTTACAGAATGAACATTTTGTTGCGTTGGTGCCCTACTGGGCAGTGTGGCCTTATGAAGTAATGATACTTCCGCGAACTCATTACCGTCATATAGGCCAACTCAATGGGCCGGAGGAAATAGCCTTTGCCCAAATTATTAAAGCTCTGTGCATCAGGTACGATAATTTATTTGAGACATCTTTTCCCTATTCCTCAGGGATCCATCAGCAACCTACAGGCGGGGAAGATTTCCCTGAATGGCATTTTCATATGTCATTTTATCCACCTTTACTGCGTTCAGCAAGTATCAAAAAATTTATGGTAGGCTACGAGCTATTTGCGAGCCCGCAAAGGGACATCACAGCCGAACAGGCGGCGCAAAGCCTTCGGGAACTGCCCGATGTTCATTTTTCCGTACGATAA
- the galK gene encoding galactokinase has product MQKAGQNMEEFLFISPFNADVRVASPGRINLIGEHTDYNLGYVLPTAIDKKIYFELKKNGSPSTCNILSETFNSRLSFDLNNFEKSQVTWENYILGVVNEIQKKGKFLQGFDCKINSKLPIGAGISSSAALECGLAAGLNELFDLELTKEEIVILSQAAENNFVGSNCGIMDQYASVMSKKEHLILLDCLSLEAEFIPANFKTCKMLLIDTKVSHSLADGEYNSRRKECETALAIFQKNDTAIQSLRDVNLATLEKYKTQLSEKEYNRVLYVLQENKRVLKGSELLKTGKLEDFGELMYQSHTGLRDLYEVSCPELDFLVNYTKGKNYIYGSRMMGGGFGGCTINIMEESKIEKFSLEVSQAYSAEFGITPDTITVTPGEGTFVERL; this is encoded by the coding sequence ATGCAGAAGGCAGGTCAAAATATGGAAGAATTCCTTTTTATATCACCTTTTAATGCGGACGTTCGGGTAGCATCGCCGGGCCGCATCAACCTTATTGGGGAACATACAGATTATAACCTGGGGTATGTGTTACCTACGGCCATTGACAAAAAGATCTATTTTGAGCTGAAAAAGAATGGGAGTCCCTCCACCTGCAATATCCTTAGTGAAACTTTCAATTCCAGGCTCAGTTTCGACCTTAATAATTTTGAAAAAAGCCAGGTGACCTGGGAAAATTATATTCTGGGCGTAGTTAACGAAATTCAGAAAAAGGGAAAATTCCTTCAGGGATTTGACTGTAAAATAAACAGTAAGTTGCCCATTGGCGCTGGTATTAGTTCTTCTGCGGCCCTTGAGTGCGGGCTTGCGGCAGGTCTTAATGAATTATTCGATCTTGAGCTTACAAAAGAGGAAATAGTGATTCTTTCACAGGCTGCCGAGAATAATTTTGTAGGTTCCAATTGTGGTATCATGGACCAGTATGCATCTGTAATGAGTAAAAAAGAACACCTTATACTTCTGGATTGTTTAAGCCTGGAGGCAGAGTTTATTCCCGCTAATTTTAAAACCTGTAAAATGCTGCTTATCGATACCAAGGTTTCCCATAGCCTTGCAGATGGGGAATACAATTCCCGAAGAAAGGAATGCGAAACAGCTTTGGCCATTTTTCAAAAAAATGATACAGCTATTCAAAGTCTTCGGGATGTGAATTTAGCAACTCTGGAGAAGTATAAAACGCAGCTTTCAGAAAAAGAATATAATCGCGTTCTATATGTGCTTCAGGAAAATAAACGGGTGCTTAAAGGGAGCGAACTTTTAAAAACCGGAAAATTGGAGGATTTTGGCGAACTTATGTATCAATCTCATACCGGTCTTCGCGATTTGTATGAAGTGAGCTGCCCCGAGCTGGATTTCCTTGTGAATTATACCAAAGGAAAAAATTATATCTACGGTTCCAGAATGATGGGTGGCGGTTTTGGAGGTTGTACCATAAATATCATGGAAGAAAGCAAGATTGAAAAATTCTCCCTGGAAGTTTCTCAGGCCTATAGCGCAGAATTCGGAATTACTCCAGATACTATAACCGTTACACCGGGAGAGGGTACTTTTGTAGAACGATTGTAA
- a CDS encoding NUDIX hydrolase has product MSGDLKDFYAPQDKMYVATDCIIFGFEDGQLKLLVFKRRVEPLKGEWSLIGSFVKIDEDVEAAAQRVLEEITGLKNIFMEQSRSYGAAHRDPGYRCISIAQYALIRINDYDKELVEKHGAHWYEIDELPNLVLDHNQMVEDALDKLKQKARYQPIGFELLPEKFTIPQLQQLYEAIYQKELDARNFRKKVLSHNVLIKLEEKDKTSRRGAFLYKFDHRTYQKLLKSGYNFEMS; this is encoded by the coding sequence ATGTCCGGAGATTTAAAGGATTTTTATGCGCCACAGGATAAAATGTATGTGGCAACAGATTGTATAATTTTTGGTTTTGAGGATGGCCAACTCAAACTGCTTGTTTTTAAACGCCGCGTGGAACCTTTAAAAGGGGAATGGTCACTCATAGGTAGTTTTGTGAAAATTGATGAAGATGTTGAAGCCGCGGCCCAAAGGGTGCTGGAGGAGATTACCGGACTTAAGAATATTTTTATGGAACAATCCAGGTCTTACGGTGCTGCGCATCGCGACCCCGGGTACAGGTGTATTTCAATTGCCCAATATGCCCTAATACGTATAAATGATTATGATAAGGAGCTGGTAGAAAAACACGGTGCGCATTGGTATGAGATAGATGAATTGCCCAACCTTGTGCTGGACCATAACCAAATGGTAGAAGATGCACTGGACAAATTAAAACAAAAGGCAAGGTATCAACCAATTGGATTTGAATTATTGCCTGAAAAATTTACCATTCCGCAATTACAGCAATTGTATGAGGCTATTTATCAAAAGGAGCTGGATGCCAGAAACTTCAGAAAAAAGGTCCTTTCGCATAATGTTCTTATAAAATTGGAGGAAAAGGATAAGACCTCCAGAAGAGGGGCCTTCCTTTATAAATTTGACCATAGGACTTATCAAAAATTATTAAAATCGGGATATAATTTCGAAATGTCCTAA
- a CDS encoding glycoside hydrolase family 2 TIM barrel-domain containing protein produces the protein MKNVLRLVFLIFLGCSSVSCEWGSGGNILKRASGPRTIENYNSSWLFQRQEGKGSKWEKVNLPHSVKIEPLIVNNQWQGTSVYRKSFNVGAPDGKKWFFHFEGVMQEARVFINGNEALIHKGGYLPFTVDATPFLVPRSENRIKVEVINKDDSTIPPGKVLKDLDFNLYGGIYRNVYLIKTNEIYITDPVQADVVNGGGILIHFDDPNEDKASGIISTHVRNESDKDRQLSLDISFTDRNGKTTNFKSTEYDIKAGEELTITRKVEIEEPLLWSTQQPNLYNVKVEVKDGRKVIDRKELRTGIRSLQLTGKDFFLNGEKIFLNGTNRHQEYPYIGYALSNEAHYRDAYKIKEAGFNFVRLSHYPHASAFLEACDELGLMVMNAIPGWQYFEEGDFVENAIQNIKDMARRDRHHPSVVFWENSLNESEMPEEFMVRANEVLKAELPYSSIYTAGWIDHSSYDLFIPARQHGKPPGYWNLYDTPHRPILIAEYGDWEYYAQNAGFNQKAFNDLKEEERTSGQLRGAGEARLLQQALNYQEAFNSNLKGGQTIGHANWLMFDYNRGYARDLEASGISDIFRLPKFSYYFYKSQKAPGKDKFSEPMVFIANYWTPQSTTSVRIFSNTEEVALYLNDELIERKTAEINEISDSLPYPPFTFELENFHKGELRAVGYINDQEAARHRVQTPEMPIKIELEADLSGTNINEKGVDVIFVYARIVDKNGTLVPTSTAPIEFSLVDNPKNAKIIGGYIINAEAGIATILLRTERFTESIKIRANSHSLGESVLTIKNP, from the coding sequence ATGAAGAATGTTTTAAGATTAGTGTTTCTTATTTTCCTAGGCTGTTCATCTGTATCCTGTGAATGGGGTAGTGGCGGAAACATTTTAAAAAGGGCTTCAGGCCCAAGGACCATAGAAAATTACAATTCTTCCTGGCTGTTTCAGCGGCAGGAGGGTAAGGGTTCCAAATGGGAAAAAGTGAATTTGCCCCATAGTGTGAAGATTGAGCCCCTTATTGTAAATAATCAATGGCAGGGAACTTCGGTATATAGAAAGAGTTTTAATGTAGGCGCCCCCGATGGTAAAAAATGGTTTTTCCATTTTGAAGGTGTAATGCAGGAGGCACGGGTTTTTATAAATGGAAATGAAGCCCTCATTCATAAAGGAGGATATCTTCCGTTTACGGTAGATGCGACCCCATTCCTGGTACCACGCAGCGAAAACCGGATTAAAGTTGAGGTGATCAATAAAGACGATTCAACCATTCCCCCGGGAAAAGTTTTGAAGGATCTTGATTTTAACCTTTATGGCGGGATATACCGAAATGTTTATTTAATTAAAACCAATGAGATCTACATAACAGATCCTGTACAGGCAGATGTGGTGAACGGTGGCGGAATATTAATACATTTTGACGATCCCAATGAAGACAAAGCTTCCGGGATAATTAGCACCCATGTTAGAAATGAGTCAGATAAAGATAGGCAACTTAGTTTGGATATTAGCTTTACTGATAGGAATGGTAAAACTACCAATTTTAAATCTACTGAATATGATATTAAGGCCGGGGAGGAACTTACTATAACCCGGAAGGTGGAAATTGAGGAGCCACTGTTATGGTCTACCCAGCAGCCAAATCTTTATAATGTCAAAGTAGAAGTAAAGGATGGGAGAAAAGTTATTGACAGGAAAGAACTAAGAACGGGGATAAGGTCCCTGCAACTTACGGGAAAAGACTTTTTCCTAAACGGAGAAAAGATATTTTTAAATGGTACAAACCGGCACCAGGAATATCCTTACATAGGTTATGCCTTATCCAATGAAGCCCATTACCGCGATGCCTATAAGATCAAAGAAGCGGGATTCAATTTTGTAAGATTGTCACATTACCCTCATGCAAGCGCTTTTCTTGAAGCCTGTGATGAGCTGGGATTAATGGTCATGAATGCTATTCCCGGCTGGCAATATTTTGAAGAAGGAGACTTCGTAGAAAACGCAATTCAGAATATTAAGGATATGGCACGAAGAGACCGCCATCATCCCAGTGTGGTATTTTGGGAAAATTCGTTGAATGAATCTGAGATGCCTGAGGAGTTTATGGTAAGGGCCAATGAAGTGCTTAAGGCAGAATTACCCTATAGCAGTATATATACCGCGGGCTGGATAGACCATTCTTCTTATGATCTTTTTATACCTGCCCGGCAACATGGGAAGCCTCCCGGGTACTGGAATTTATATGATACCCCGCACAGGCCAATTCTTATCGCTGAATATGGCGATTGGGAATATTATGCTCAAAATGCCGGGTTTAACCAAAAGGCTTTTAATGACCTTAAGGAAGAGGAAAGGACAAGCGGGCAGCTTCGCGGGGCAGGAGAAGCAAGGTTATTACAACAGGCCCTTAATTACCAGGAAGCTTTTAACTCCAATTTAAAAGGAGGCCAAACAATTGGGCATGCCAACTGGCTTATGTTTGATTATAACCGGGGGTACGCCAGGGACCTTGAAGCATCAGGAATTTCAGATATTTTCCGCCTGCCTAAATTCAGTTATTATTTTTATAAGAGTCAGAAAGCACCGGGGAAGGATAAATTTTCAGAACCCATGGTCTTTATTGCCAATTACTGGACCCCGCAATCTACTACCAGCGTGAGGATTTTTAGCAATACAGAAGAGGTTGCCCTATATCTAAACGATGAATTAATTGAAAGAAAAACAGCCGAAATTAATGAAATATCAGATTCGCTCCCGTATCCTCCATTTACATTTGAGCTGGAAAATTTTCATAAAGGGGAATTACGTGCTGTTGGCTATATAAACGATCAGGAAGCTGCCCGCCACAGGGTTCAAACGCCGGAAATGCCCATAAAGATTGAGCTCGAGGCAGATCTTTCAGGAACCAATATTAATGAAAAGGGGGTCGATGTGATCTTTGTTTATGCGAGAATTGTAGATAAGAACGGGACTTTAGTTCCCACTTCTACTGCGCCCATTGAATTTAGCCTTGTGGACAATCCAAAGAACGCAAAAATAATTGGGGGTTATATTATTAATGCCGAAGCAGGTATAGCCACAATTCTATTAAGAACAGAACGCTTTACGGAATCTATAAAAATCCGTGCGAACTCGCATTCCCTTGGAGAAAGTGTTCTCACCATTAAAAATCCATAA